Proteins from one Corynebacterium testudinoris genomic window:
- the folP gene encoding dihydropteroate synthase has protein sequence MNQLPAIMAIVNRTPDSFYDQGATFADQAALDRCAQVIDEGASIVDIGGVKAGPGAEVSASEEMDRIVPTIAAVAKQHPDIVISVDTWRAEVADAAIRAGATLVNDTWAGHDPELVEVAGQHRVGYVCSHTGGVVPRTRPHRVHFDDVVADVIAETTRLAEKAVACGVPEDKIYLDPTHDFGKNTFHGLELLRRIDELVATGWPVLMALSNKDFVGETLDRPVGERVAGTLAATAWAAARGVAAFRVHEVAETLDVVRMTAAIQGTFPPMNTVRGLA, from the coding sequence GTGAACCAGCTGCCCGCCATCATGGCGATTGTCAATCGCACCCCTGATTCTTTTTATGACCAGGGGGCGACCTTCGCTGACCAGGCGGCCCTGGATCGCTGCGCCCAGGTGATCGATGAAGGCGCCAGCATCGTTGACATCGGCGGGGTCAAGGCTGGGCCGGGGGCTGAGGTGAGTGCCAGCGAGGAGATGGACCGGATCGTGCCGACGATCGCGGCCGTCGCCAAGCAGCATCCTGACATCGTCATTTCGGTGGATACCTGGCGCGCTGAGGTGGCTGACGCTGCCATTAGGGCCGGTGCCACCCTGGTCAATGACACGTGGGCGGGGCACGACCCGGAGCTCGTTGAGGTCGCCGGGCAGCATCGGGTGGGCTACGTCTGTTCGCACACCGGCGGCGTCGTTCCCCGCACCCGCCCCCACCGCGTCCACTTCGACGATGTAGTGGCCGACGTCATCGCCGAGACCACGCGCCTCGCCGAGAAGGCCGTGGCCTGCGGCGTCCCGGAGGACAAGATCTATCTCGACCCGACCCACGATTTTGGCAAGAACACCTTCCACGGGCTCGAGCTGCTGCGCCGCATCGATGAGTTGGTGGCCACGGGATGGCCCGTTCTCATGGCGCTGAGCAACAAGGACTTTGTCGGGGAGACCCTCGACCGTCCCGTGGGGGAGCGCGTGGCCGGGACCCTCGCGGCGACCGCCTGGGCCGCCGCCCGCGGGGTCGCCGCCTTCCGGGTCCACGAGGTCGCGGAGACGCTCGACGTGGTGCGCATGACCGCCGCCATCCAAGGCACTTTCCCGCCGATGAACACCGTCCGAGGCCTGGCATGA
- a CDS encoding glucosyl-3-phosphoglycerate synthase, protein MRVSVVIPALNEEATIAEVVEAVAADGPDEILVIDADSTDGTAQQAQRATVINWRDILPEIPPRPGKGESLWRGVAAATGDIIVFIDADLLHPRPGMVRALTEPFRDERIHLVKADYQRSIDGQPTGGGRVTELTARPLLRLRYPELAHICQPLAGEYAIRASTARDLEFVAGYGVEAGLLIDVAAAHGAHSITQVDLGVRSHRNRPLAELAPMADVVAATLLDRAGVDKRPALSGIL, encoded by the coding sequence ATGAGGGTCTCCGTGGTCATCCCGGCCCTCAATGAGGAGGCCACCATCGCGGAGGTCGTCGAGGCCGTCGCCGCAGATGGCCCCGATGAGATCCTCGTCATCGATGCTGATTCCACCGATGGCACGGCCCAACAGGCGCAGCGGGCGACGGTGATCAACTGGCGTGACATTCTGCCCGAGATCCCGCCGCGGCCCGGCAAGGGGGAGTCCCTCTGGCGCGGAGTTGCGGCCGCGACCGGAGACATCATCGTATTCATTGACGCCGACCTGCTCCACCCGCGCCCCGGCATGGTCCGCGCCCTCACCGAACCCTTCCGCGATGAGCGCATCCACCTCGTCAAGGCTGATTATCAGCGCAGCATCGATGGCCAGCCCACCGGCGGCGGCCGCGTCACCGAACTCACGGCCCGGCCCCTGCTGCGCCTGCGCTACCCCGAGCTCGCCCACATCTGCCAGCCCCTCGCGGGGGAATATGCCATTCGTGCGAGCACCGCCCGGGACCTCGAGTTCGTCGCCGGGTACGGCGTCGAGGCCGGTTTGCTTATCGACGTCGCCGCCGCTCACGGCGCCCACTCCATCACCCAGGTGGACCTGGGGGTGCGCTCCCACCGCAACCGACCGCTGGCGGAGCTGGCTCCGATGGCGGACGTGGTGGCGGCGACATTGTTGGACCGCGCGGGCGTCGATAAGCGTCCCGCCTTGTCGGGTATTCTCTAA
- a CDS encoding DUF3117 domain-containing protein, producing MAAMKPRTGNGPMEAVEESRKIVMRIPSDGGGRLVVELTKEEAAELGALLIAAAE from the coding sequence ATGGCAGCTATGAAGCCTCGCACCGGTAACGGACCGATGGAAGCGGTCGAGGAGAGCCGCAAGATCGTCATGCGCATCCCCTCCGACGGTGGCGGTCGCCTCGTCGTTGAATTGACCAAGGAAGAAGCCGCCGAGCTGGGGGCCTTGCTCATCGCCGCGGCTGAGTAA